The following nucleotide sequence is from Anoplopoma fimbria isolate UVic2021 breed Golden Eagle Sablefish unplaced genomic scaffold, Afim_UVic_2022 Un_contig_12066_pilon_pilon, whole genome shotgun sequence.
agagacagacagtcaggtagagacagacagacagacagacaggtagagacagacagacaggtagagacagacagacagacaggtagagacagacagagagacagacagacagacaggtagagacagacagacagacagttactGTACCGTCTGAACACATGGGCgttttgttttatctgctgACTGAGACACTTTTATCTCAGTCAATAAGTCATGAGACGtttaacaacaacacactgatgAACTGTCTGAAATATTCAATGTGCTTATTGTGTCTTTAACTGATTGACTCTGTCTTTAACTTGTAGTCCATCGTACTCAGGACTACAACTCCCTTGATGTTTAACTAATTGACTAATTGACCCTGACACTGAGGTTCCTTCATGCTTCCTGTTGTTGGAGAAGGTCTGTGTACTCACAGCTGAAATGTAGTGGCTGTTGAGGTGCTGtttgttggaggaggaggaggaggaggaggaaggctggTCGGGGGGCTCTGCTCCTCAGGCAGCGCCTCCTGCAGGTGGGAGGAGACGCAGCCGCTGTCTGAGCCGGTGGAGCCGGAGAGACATCGAGAGGAGGAGCCTGAACTCTCTGTGGCTGAGAGGAAACACCAACGCTGCTaatgttagagtgtgtgtgtgtgtgtgtgtgtgtgtgtgtgtgtgtgtgtgtgtgtgagtgtgagtgtgagtgtgagtgtgagtgtgagtgtgtgtgtgtacatactcATGGAGGGCTGGCTGCTGGTCTCCTGCTCGTCCTCCTCGATACAGGAGGTGATGAAGGAGCCTtcagcagcagaagaggaggagatgttcTGACTGCAGGAGGAGACGACAGACGGTGTTAAGATGGAGGTTCTGACCCGAACCGGACcaggacaggtgtgtgtg
It contains:
- the LOC129115679 gene encoding uncharacterized protein LOC129115679, translated to MYSQNISSSSAAEGSFITSCIEEDEQETSSQPSMTTESSGSSSRCLSGSTGSDSGCVSSHLQEALPEEQSPPTSLPPPPPPPPTNSTSTATTFQLKQSQSSALPPSCDQLMD